A window of the Bradyrhizobium ottawaense genome harbors these coding sequences:
- a CDS encoding BA14K family protein, with protein MSKLRMVGATALSLALAVAGPAFAAGIGGGGGGMHVGGIGGGGGMHIGGVGGGGAMHIGGIGGGGAIHIGGIGGGGAMHIGGVGGGGAMHIGGIGGGGAMHIGGIGGGGGMHVGGGGFRGAQASIGDGRVGSVSGGNFTGHSDGQFAHGGYRGDRDRRHGYDRGVGFAGGLAAGSALGYGYGGYYDPYTYFGYYDPNYYNDGYAYNDPGYDGYSGSVVSSGADPSYCAQHYQSYDPVSGTYLGDDGLRHPCGKNQERAATAAIAQPAGSGNPAAAPSMNSDQQLLPEALVGHRQPRADQVTSEKNLMNPNDPVNQENAALDRMINGICRGC; from the coding sequence ATGTCGAAACTTCGTATGGTCGGGGCTACGGCTCTGTCACTCGCGTTAGCTGTTGCAGGCCCGGCCTTCGCGGCGGGGATCGGCGGCGGCGGCGGGGGGATGCATGTAGGCGGCATCGGCGGTGGCGGTGGGATGCACATCGGCGGCGTCGGCGGTGGCGGCGCGATGCACATCGGCGGCATCGGCGGTGGCGGCGCGATCCACATCGGCGGCATCGGCGGTGGCGGCGCGATGCACATCGGCGGCGTCGGCGGTGGCGGCGCGATGCACATCGGTGGCATCGGCGGTGGCGGCGCGATGCACATCGGCGGCATCGGCGGTGGCGGTGGGATGCACGTCGGCGGCGGCGGGTTCCGCGGTGCTCAAGCAAGCATCGGCGATGGCCGAGTTGGCTCAGTGAGCGGCGGAAATTTCACTGGGCACAGCGACGGACAGTTTGCGCACGGCGGGTATCGCGGCGATCGCGACCGGCGCCACGGTTATGACCGAGGAGTCGGCTTTGCTGGCGGATTAGCGGCCGGTAGCGCGCTGGGTTATGGCTACGGTGGCTACTACGACCCCTATACTTATTTTGGATACTACGATCCCAATTATTATAACGACGGCTACGCTTACAACGACCCCGGCTACGACGGGTACTCCGGCTCCGTGGTATCGAGCGGCGCTGATCCTTCCTATTGCGCCCAGCATTACCAGTCCTACGACCCGGTGTCCGGGACGTATCTCGGCGACGATGGTCTGCGACATCCTTGCGGAAAAAACCAAGAAAGAGCCGCGACGGCGGCGATTGCGCAGCCGGCTGGTTCGGGAAATCCAGCCGCAGCTCCGTCGATGAACTCGGACCAGCAATTGCTGCCGGAGGCACTGGTGGGGCACCGCCAGCCGCGTGCTGATCAAGTGACCTCGGAAAAAAACTTGATGAATCCGAACGATCCAGTCAACCAGGAGAACGCGGCGCTCGACCGCATGATCAACGGCATCTGCCGCGGTTGCTAA
- a CDS encoding NAD(P)/FAD-dependent oxidoreductase: protein MLDKAPDGKVSDLLAALDKALSAGEVERAVDLFQTDCYWRDLVTFTWNIKTMEGKEQVRDMLKARLADTKPSNWKIADGEDASEAGGIIESWIQFETEVARGFGHMRLKDGQIWTLLTTMSELKGHEEPVGFDRPMGAKHGAERNRKTWKEEREAEAAELGYSRQPYCVIVGGGQGGIALGARLRQLNVPTIILEKNERPGDSWRKRYKSLCLHDPVWYDHLPYLPFPRNWPVFSPKDKIGDWLEMYTKVMELNYWGSSECSKASYDEKSREWTVVVQRDGKEIVLKPKQLVLATGMSAKPSMPKFESMDIFKGDQHHSSQHPGSDKYKSSKAVVIGSNNSAHDICAALWEAGADVTMVQRSTTHIVRSDSLMELGLAALYSEQAVQSGVTTAKADLIFASLPYKILHEFQIPVYNAIRERDADFYNRLEKAGFLLDYGDDDSGLFMKYLRRGSGYYIDVGASELIANGSVKLKSGVDVKKLTEHSVILSDGTELPADLVVYATGYGSMNGFAADLISREVADKVGKVWGLGSNTTKDPGPWEGEQRNMWKPTQQEGLWFHGGNLHQSRHYSQFLSLQLKARMEGIPTPVYGLQKVHHLS, encoded by the coding sequence ATGCTCGACAAAGCCCCGGACGGAAAAGTGTCTGATTTGCTCGCCGCGCTCGACAAGGCGCTGTCCGCTGGCGAGGTGGAACGCGCCGTCGATCTGTTTCAGACGGACTGCTACTGGCGCGACCTCGTGACGTTCACCTGGAACATTAAGACGATGGAGGGCAAGGAACAGGTCCGCGACATGCTCAAGGCGCGGCTCGCCGATACGAAGCCGTCGAACTGGAAAATTGCGGACGGAGAGGACGCCTCTGAAGCAGGCGGAATAATAGAGAGCTGGATACAGTTCGAAACCGAGGTCGCCCGCGGCTTTGGCCACATGCGCCTGAAGGACGGCCAGATATGGACGTTGCTGACGACCATGAGCGAACTCAAGGGGCACGAAGAGCCAGTTGGCTTCGACCGTCCGATGGGGGCAAAACATGGCGCCGAGCGCAATCGAAAAACGTGGAAGGAAGAACGCGAGGCGGAAGCTGCCGAACTCGGCTACTCGCGGCAGCCCTATTGCGTTATCGTTGGTGGTGGTCAGGGCGGCATCGCACTGGGAGCCCGGCTGCGCCAGCTCAATGTGCCGACAATCATCCTCGAAAAGAACGAGAGGCCAGGCGACAGCTGGCGCAAGCGTTACAAGTCGCTCTGCCTGCATGATCCAGTTTGGTATGATCATCTGCCCTATCTGCCGTTTCCGCGTAACTGGCCGGTCTTCTCACCGAAGGACAAGATCGGGGACTGGCTCGAAATGTATACAAAGGTGATGGAGCTCAATTACTGGGGCTCAAGCGAATGCAGCAAGGCATCTTACGACGAGAAGAGCCGCGAATGGACCGTTGTCGTGCAGCGCGACGGCAAGGAAATCGTCCTCAAGCCAAAACAGCTGGTACTTGCGACGGGAATGTCAGCCAAGCCCAGCATGCCGAAATTCGAAAGCATGGATATTTTTAAGGGCGATCAACACCATTCGTCGCAGCATCCGGGGTCCGACAAATACAAAAGCAGCAAAGCCGTTGTGATCGGCTCGAACAATTCCGCACACGATATTTGTGCGGCGCTGTGGGAAGCCGGAGCAGACGTCACTATGGTTCAACGCTCGACGACCCATATTGTGAGGTCGGACTCGCTGATGGAGCTCGGGTTGGCCGCGCTTTACTCCGAGCAGGCGGTCCAGTCTGGAGTGACGACGGCCAAAGCCGACCTGATTTTTGCTTCACTACCCTACAAGATTCTGCACGAGTTCCAGATCCCCGTTTACAACGCGATCAGGGAACGCGATGCCGATTTCTACAATCGCCTCGAGAAGGCAGGCTTCCTGCTCGATTATGGTGACGACGACTCTGGTCTGTTCATGAAGTACCTGCGGCGCGGGTCCGGATACTACATCGACGTCGGTGCTTCGGAACTGATTGCCAATGGCAGCGTCAAGCTAAAGAGCGGGGTCGATGTCAAAAAACTCACCGAACATTCCGTTATCTTGAGCGACGGCACCGAGCTGCCAGCTGATCTCGTCGTTTACGCCACAGGCTACGGTTCGATGAACGGTTTTGCCGCGGATTTGATCTCCAGGGAGGTCGCCGACAAGGTAGGCAAGGTCTGGGGACTAGGCTCGAATACGACCAAAGACCCCGGCCCATGGGAAGGCGAGCAGCGAAACATGTGGAAGCCGACGCAGCAGGAGGGGCTTTGGTTCCATGGCGGTAACTTGCACCAGTCACGCCACTACTCGCAGTTTCTGTCGCTCCAGTTGAAAGCGCGAATGGAAGGCATTCCCACACCGGTTTACGGTCTTCAGAAGGTCCATCATCTTAGCTGA
- a CDS encoding LysM peptidoglycan-binding domain-containing protein, translated as MTATSTSRMVVPFMAFVAAFGLALVFAIQHVRREPPVEAKAATAAPAISKPASGALDQGAATLAAAQAEANAAAAMLAASSPPAEGSDGVPAFDVARIEATGEAVIAGRAVPGATVELLRNGELHDRAVADQSGQFVMVPPRLPSGTYDLTLRAKQPDGKQATSKQSVAVALEPKPTDRPVVALMTPDKPTVVLSQPAAPNPAAGVVVVETVEIEPGGKLHVSGRARPGAAVRLYLNDSFLAPVTAGTDGRFAVTINEGVAPGSYRVRLDEVESNSGAVRARAEVPFNVPDTVVTGSVPTQATASKLPDIAAAQQPQLAAAGATVLPDGSASAVVVPKIATTTVSRGDSLWRISRLTYGAGTRYAVIYKANREQIRNPNLIHPGQIFVLPTR; from the coding sequence ATGACTGCCACATCGACGAGCCGAATGGTCGTGCCGTTCATGGCATTTGTTGCGGCCTTTGGCTTAGCGCTGGTCTTTGCCATCCAACACGTCCGGCGCGAGCCGCCGGTTGAGGCCAAGGCCGCAACCGCCGCGCCGGCGATCTCAAAGCCGGCATCGGGCGCGCTGGATCAGGGTGCGGCAACGCTTGCAGCGGCGCAAGCGGAAGCAAACGCCGCGGCGGCCATGCTGGCCGCATCGTCCCCACCGGCGGAAGGCAGCGACGGCGTGCCAGCCTTCGACGTTGCCCGCATCGAGGCGACGGGCGAAGCGGTTATCGCGGGCCGGGCGGTGCCGGGCGCAACGGTAGAACTGCTACGCAATGGCGAGTTGCATGATCGCGCGGTCGCAGATCAATCCGGACAATTCGTTATGGTCCCGCCCCGGCTTCCCTCTGGCACTTACGATCTAACATTGCGCGCCAAGCAGCCGGACGGCAAGCAGGCCACGTCCAAACAGAGCGTGGCGGTGGCGCTTGAGCCGAAACCAACCGACCGGCCGGTCGTGGCACTGATGACCCCGGACAAACCCACCGTCGTGCTATCGCAGCCGGCCGCGCCGAACCCGGCGGCCGGGGTAGTAGTTGTGGAGACGGTCGAGATCGAGCCGGGCGGCAAGTTGCATGTGAGCGGCCGCGCGCGCCCCGGCGCCGCAGTCAGGCTTTATCTCAACGACAGCTTTTTAGCGCCGGTAACGGCCGGCACCGATGGACGTTTTGCGGTCACGATCAACGAAGGGGTCGCGCCCGGCAGCTATCGCGTCAGGCTGGACGAGGTGGAGTCGAATTCCGGCGCGGTGCGCGCACGCGCCGAGGTGCCATTCAACGTTCCCGACACGGTGGTCACCGGGTCCGTGCCGACGCAGGCCACAGCGTCCAAGCTGCCGGATATTGCCGCTGCACAGCAGCCGCAGCTGGCTGCCGCCGGGGCGACTGTTCTGCCAGACGGCTCGGCCTCCGCCGTGGTGGTGCCGAAGATCGCGACGACCACCGTCTCCCGTGGCGACAGCCTATGGCGCATTAGCCGCCTCACCTACGGCGCGGGCACTCGATACGCCGTCATCTACAAGGCGAACCGCGAGCAGATCCGCAATCCCAACCTGATTCATCCCGGCCAAATCTTTGTCCTTCCGACGCGGTGA
- a CDS encoding PRC-barrel domain-containing protein → MISKCLAIAFLAIASMTGAAAAQTATNQAASTTSATTHKEGEWRASKLAGVDVYNEANEKIGDIHDVILDRSGKVANVILGVGGVLGLGERYVAVAFDKLKWVDQPVTSTTASTTSAPASAPATTSAPDSATRTTTGAATTTTTTTTTTSASTRWYPDHAVYNATKDELKAMPEFKY, encoded by the coding sequence ATGATTTCCAAATGTCTTGCAATAGCATTCCTGGCTATCGCGTCGATGACCGGCGCGGCGGCGGCGCAAACAGCCACAAACCAAGCGGCTTCGACAACCAGTGCTACCACGCACAAGGAGGGTGAATGGCGCGCGTCCAAGCTCGCCGGCGTCGATGTGTACAATGAAGCAAACGAGAAGATCGGCGACATCCACGACGTGATTTTGGATAGGTCAGGCAAGGTGGCCAATGTCATTCTGGGTGTGGGCGGCGTTCTCGGCCTGGGCGAGCGCTACGTGGCGGTCGCCTTCGATAAGCTGAAGTGGGTTGACCAGCCGGTGACCTCGACAACTGCGTCAACAACGTCCGCACCGGCGAGTGCGCCTGCAACTACTTCCGCTCCAGACAGCGCCACGCGAACCACCACCGGTGCCGCAACTACCACCACGACGACAACCACCACAACCAGCGCCAGTACGCGTTGGTATCCCGATCACGCGGTGTATAACGCCACCAAGGACGAATTGAAGGCCATGCCGGAGTTTAAGTACTAA
- a CDS encoding septal ring lytic transglycosylase RlpA family protein: MMLVTFSLAAALSSISICPVHAESGLAAFYGGGRTASGEVTSPNGLTAAHRILPFGTKVLVTNVRNGKTVVVRITDRGPYGRGRIIDVSRAAARGLDMIDSGTAMVSVVCQ; encoded by the coding sequence ATGATGCTCGTTACATTTTCATTGGCTGCGGCTTTGTCATCGATATCGATCTGTCCAGTTCACGCTGAAAGCGGTCTTGCAGCATTCTATGGCGGCGGGCGGACCGCAAGCGGAGAAGTAACCAGCCCGAACGGGCTTACTGCTGCTCATCGGATATTACCGTTTGGCACGAAGGTGCTAGTGACCAATGTTCGCAATGGCAAAACTGTAGTCGTGCGGATCACGGATCGCGGGCCGTATGGTCGTGGTCGAATTATCGACGTGAGCCGCGCGGCGGCGCGTGGACTCGATATGATCGACAGCGGCACGGCAATGGTGAGCGTCGTGTGTCAATAG
- a CDS encoding PHA/PHB synthase family protein yields the protein MDSGDQRVLGSQPAEFGFGFLANFRWEDAMSLPVSITGASTANPQRRERRKSRAPRRLPATEAQQHDIVHDIVLETAVTVAPDPAPGQVPVDGLPTAAVIDQMWQTNPLQKLLPVDWEAITQALSTLGARSMADPVSATTVAAKLNMRLWQEAADTWIGTASRWWGLATPTEDKLRGPAADRRFEAPEWEQHPFFRVLKQCYLAIAAQLREEADREVPDPTERHRLMFHVQQLIDATSPTLFLPTNPAALRKALETGGGSVADGLRNLVADLREGRMTMTDTEAFAPGKNLAITQGKVVYRNRLIELIQYAPLTTQTYAVPLLFIPPWINKFYILDLQPKNSLVRFLVEHGFSVFMISWKNPDASMQGIAFEDYMTDGPLTASDAVREIMGAASVNPVGYCIGGTLLAMTLAYLAAREDDRFGPATFMVSLQDFSEVGDTAVFMDEPQIEFMERRMLERGYLDSSDMAKMFNLLRSNDLIWNTFINRYLMGNKPSAFDLLYWNDDGTRMVPSAHGFYLHNTYLENNLVKPGKISLLDQPIDLRRIRKDIYAIGAERDHIVPWISAWRIAQLTSAKTRFVLAASGHIAGMINPPAAGKGGYWTDETGDAAAAGTAAAWLAGAKKHEGSWWGDWTKWLEARSGKRMPAAAVGSAAYPPIQDAPGSYVLEK from the coding sequence ATGGATTCCGGCGACCAGCGTGTGCTCGGAAGTCAACCCGCCGAATTCGGCTTCGGCTTTTTGGCGAACTTCCGCTGGGAGGATGCAATGAGCCTGCCCGTCAGCATCACTGGCGCTTCGACCGCCAATCCACAGCGACGAGAGCGAAGGAAATCGCGGGCCCCCCGGCGACTGCCTGCGACCGAAGCGCAGCAGCACGACATAGTCCACGACATCGTACTGGAAACAGCGGTCACTGTCGCGCCTGATCCAGCACCGGGGCAGGTGCCTGTCGACGGACTGCCCACCGCCGCCGTGATCGACCAGATGTGGCAGACCAATCCGCTCCAGAAGCTCCTGCCCGTGGATTGGGAAGCGATCACGCAGGCTCTCTCGACGCTGGGTGCCCGGTCGATGGCAGATCCGGTGAGCGCGACAACGGTGGCCGCGAAACTGAATATGAGGCTGTGGCAGGAAGCGGCGGATACGTGGATCGGCACCGCATCGCGCTGGTGGGGACTGGCGACGCCAACCGAAGATAAACTTCGGGGCCCCGCAGCCGACCGCCGCTTCGAGGCGCCGGAATGGGAGCAGCACCCGTTTTTCCGGGTCCTTAAGCAGTGCTATCTCGCGATCGCCGCCCAGCTTCGCGAGGAAGCCGACCGGGAGGTTCCCGATCCGACCGAACGGCATCGCCTCATGTTCCACGTCCAACAGTTGATCGATGCGACGAGTCCTACCTTGTTTTTGCCGACGAACCCGGCGGCTCTTCGCAAGGCGTTGGAGACGGGTGGCGGCAGCGTGGCTGACGGCCTGCGTAATCTGGTTGCCGATCTGCGCGAGGGTCGGATGACTATGACCGACACCGAAGCTTTCGCGCCAGGAAAGAACCTCGCCATCACGCAAGGGAAGGTCGTCTACCGAAACCGCCTCATCGAGCTGATCCAGTACGCGCCGCTCACCACGCAGACCTACGCGGTACCGCTGCTGTTCATTCCGCCCTGGATCAACAAGTTCTACATTCTCGACCTGCAGCCCAAGAACAGTCTCGTCCGCTTCCTCGTCGAGCATGGCTTCTCGGTATTCATGATTAGCTGGAAAAACCCTGACGCATCAATGCAGGGAATCGCGTTCGAGGACTACATGACCGATGGGCCACTGACCGCGAGCGATGCGGTGCGCGAGATCATGGGGGCGGCATCTGTCAACCCGGTCGGGTACTGCATTGGCGGAACGTTGCTCGCCATGACGCTGGCCTATTTGGCGGCGCGGGAAGACGACCGCTTCGGTCCGGCCACCTTCATGGTTTCGCTGCAGGATTTCTCCGAGGTCGGGGATACAGCTGTTTTCATGGACGAGCCCCAGATCGAGTTCATGGAGCGACGCATGCTTGAGCGCGGCTATCTCGACAGCAGCGACATGGCGAAGATGTTCAATCTTCTGCGCTCCAATGACTTGATCTGGAACACGTTCATCAACCGCTATCTCATGGGGAACAAGCCGTCCGCCTTCGATCTGCTCTATTGGAACGACGATGGCACCCGTATGGTCCCCTCGGCGCACGGCTTCTATCTCCATAACACCTATCTCGAGAACAACCTGGTCAAACCGGGGAAGATCTCACTTCTCGATCAACCGATCGATCTGCGTCGTATTCGCAAGGACATCTACGCAATCGGCGCCGAGAGGGACCACATCGTTCCATGGATCTCGGCTTGGCGGATAGCGCAGCTGACAAGTGCGAAGACGCGCTTCGTGCTTGCAGCGAGTGGGCACATCGCCGGCATGATCAACCCGCCGGCCGCAGGCAAAGGCGGCTACTGGACCGACGAGACCGGCGATGCGGCGGCGGCCGGGACGGCGGCGGCTTGGCTGGCTGGCGCGAAAAAGCACGAGGGCAGCTGGTGGGGCGATTGGACCAAATGGCTTGAGGCCCGTTCCGGAAAGAGAATGCCGGCGGCGGCTGTCGGCAGTGCTGCCTACCCGCCGATCCAGGACGCACCGGGAAGCTATGTTCTGGAAAAATAG
- a CDS encoding MaoC family dehydratase, translating into MNELGGYAFADLRVGMCATFAKTVTEADIVLFAAVSGDNNAIHINEEFAAGTIFKGRIAHGLLSASVISAAIANKLPGPGSIYVSQSLRFRAPVRANDTVRATVTVKEMIPVRSRVLLATVCTVGGLVVIEGEALVALPAPSPPEYLSPVAFEKEAALA; encoded by the coding sequence ATGAATGAGCTCGGAGGTTACGCATTTGCAGATCTGCGGGTCGGGATGTGCGCCACGTTCGCCAAGACCGTCACGGAAGCCGACATCGTCCTGTTCGCCGCAGTGTCCGGCGACAACAACGCCATCCACATCAACGAGGAGTTCGCGGCAGGCACCATTTTCAAGGGCCGCATTGCCCATGGATTGCTGTCGGCAAGCGTAATCTCCGCGGCGATCGCCAACAAGCTGCCCGGTCCGGGCAGCATCTACGTGTCGCAAAGCCTGCGATTCAGGGCGCCTGTCCGGGCCAACGATACTGTCCGTGCGACCGTCACGGTCAAAGAGATGATCCCAGTGAGATCTCGCGTCTTGCTCGCCACGGTTTGCACGGTTGGCGGACTGGTGGTGATCGAGGGCGAGGCCCTGGTCGCACTCCCTGCTCCCTCCCCCCCCGAATATCTCAGTCCGGTCGCGTTCGAAAAAGAGGCTGCCCTTGCTTAG
- a CDS encoding acyl-CoA synthetase has translation MTTLLEINTQRGGPYSAGLGKTEANYASLSPLSFLPKAAETYPNGIAVIHGEQRRTWAETYARCRRLASALHKRGIGSDDTVAVMAPNVPAIYEAHFGVPMIGAVLNTLNIRLDAEAIAFQLAHGEAKVLITDREFSGTIQRALQLMERRPLVIDIDDKLHAGGTLLGEKDYEAFLEEGDPDFAWSLPEDEWQAIALNYTSGTTGNPKGVVTHHRGAYLNALSNIVSWAMPAHAVYLWTLPMFHCNGWCFPWTMAAIAGTNVCIRRVDAKLVFQAIREDGVTHMCGAPIVYNMLINAAGDLGGGFGRKVSGFIAGSAPPASVIEGMERIGFDITHVYGLTETYGPASVCAKHEEWGSMPLTERARLNARQGVAGLAQEAMAVLDPDTMKRVPSDGETVGEIMFRGNITMKGYLKNPSATEEAFAGGWFHTGDLAVIEPDGYVRIKDRSKDVIISGGENISSIEVEDILHRHPAVDSAAVVAKPDPKWGEVPCAFIELRPDAAATEVEIRQFCREQMAGYKVPKRVVFGPIPKNATGKIQKFKLREVAKGLGS, from the coding sequence ATGACGACGTTATTGGAAATCAACACTCAGAGAGGCGGCCCGTACAGTGCTGGCCTGGGTAAGACCGAGGCGAACTACGCCTCGCTCTCGCCGCTGAGCTTCTTACCCAAGGCCGCCGAGACCTATCCCAACGGGATCGCCGTTATCCACGGCGAACAACGCAGGACCTGGGCAGAGACCTACGCACGCTGCCGCCGTCTCGCATCGGCTTTGCACAAGCGTGGGATAGGTTCCGACGATACCGTCGCGGTGATGGCGCCCAACGTTCCCGCCATTTACGAGGCCCATTTCGGCGTCCCGATGATCGGCGCGGTGCTGAACACGCTGAACATCCGCCTCGACGCCGAAGCGATCGCGTTCCAGCTCGCGCATGGCGAAGCAAAGGTACTGATCACCGACCGCGAGTTCAGCGGAACCATACAGCGCGCGTTGCAGCTGATGGAACGCCGGCCGCTGGTGATCGACATCGATGACAAGCTGCACGCGGGCGGCACCCTGCTCGGAGAGAAGGACTACGAAGCGTTCCTGGAGGAAGGCGATCCCGATTTCGCCTGGTCCCTGCCGGAAGACGAGTGGCAGGCCATCGCGCTAAACTATACCTCTGGCACCACGGGCAACCCCAAGGGCGTGGTCACGCATCACCGCGGAGCATACCTGAACGCTTTGTCGAACATCGTATCCTGGGCCATGCCGGCACACGCGGTCTATCTTTGGACGCTGCCCATGTTCCACTGCAATGGTTGGTGTTTTCCCTGGACTATGGCGGCCATCGCAGGGACGAATGTCTGTATCCGGCGGGTTGACGCGAAGCTGGTCTTCCAGGCAATCCGCGAAGATGGGGTCACCCACATGTGCGGCGCCCCGATCGTCTACAACATGTTGATCAATGCTGCAGGCGACTTGGGCGGCGGTTTCGGCCGCAAGGTGAGCGGCTTCATAGCTGGCTCCGCTCCCCCCGCTTCCGTCATCGAGGGCATGGAGCGCATCGGCTTCGACATCACCCACGTGTATGGCCTGACCGAAACCTACGGCCCGGCGTCGGTGTGCGCGAAACACGAAGAATGGGGATCCATGCCGCTGACCGAGCGCGCCCGGCTGAACGCGCGCCAAGGCGTTGCCGGTCTTGCGCAGGAGGCGATGGCAGTCCTCGACCCGGACACAATGAAGCGGGTGCCGTCGGACGGGGAGACTGTCGGCGAGATCATGTTCCGCGGCAACATCACGATGAAGGGCTACCTGAAGAACCCCTCCGCCACGGAAGAGGCTTTCGCCGGGGGTTGGTTCCACACCGGGGACCTCGCGGTGATCGAGCCTGATGGGTACGTCCGCATCAAGGATCGCTCGAAGGACGTGATCATTTCCGGTGGCGAGAACATCTCCTCCATCGAAGTCGAGGACATTCTGCACCGCCACCCCGCGGTGGACTCGGCCGCGGTGGTGGCCAAGCCCGACCCAAAATGGGGCGAGGTGCCGTGCGCTTTCATTGAGCTTCGGCCAGACGCAGCAGCAACCGAGGTAGAGATCCGCCAATTCTGCCGCGAGCAGATGGCCGGCTACAAGGTGC